The following proteins are encoded in a genomic region of Burkholderia cepacia:
- a CDS encoding tyrosine-type recombinase/integrase codes for MASYRKRGKTWRAEVARGGIRESSTFDTKADAIAWATKLEAEIDAGKRRSYSKIPKTLSDGFDEYLEKVSPGMGKHEWNKQRLKFFRESMGDIVGELMRAIKPEAISVWRDSRLKVVKPSTVNRDLNLLSAVFSAAKDDWKWIHSNPVHEVKRPRNPPSRDRRVPEGDAVAMCGALGLTNDCRIEKNEHYVALAFLLALETAMRQAEIVNLTWPNVHFEARYVHLPKTKNGDARDVPLSIRAMELLQRLPRIEGEERCFPIKQARVDYLWRSNRNRLAKKMPGIADLNFHDSRHEATTRLAKKLHVLALAKMIGHRDLKSLMIYYDETAAELAARLD; via the coding sequence ATGGCAAGTTATAGAAAACGAGGCAAGACGTGGCGCGCTGAAGTAGCGCGCGGGGGCATCCGAGAGTCCAGCACGTTTGACACCAAGGCTGATGCTATCGCATGGGCGACGAAGCTCGAGGCAGAGATCGATGCAGGGAAGCGTCGATCCTACTCCAAGATTCCCAAGACATTGTCCGATGGCTTCGATGAGTATCTGGAGAAGGTGTCGCCAGGTATGGGCAAGCACGAATGGAATAAGCAGCGTCTCAAATTCTTCCGGGAATCCATGGGTGATATCGTCGGCGAGTTGATGCGGGCGATCAAGCCTGAGGCGATCAGTGTATGGCGCGATTCGCGGTTGAAGGTGGTGAAGCCTTCGACAGTAAATCGTGATCTGAATTTGCTGTCTGCCGTGTTCTCGGCGGCGAAAGACGATTGGAAATGGATTCACTCGAATCCGGTTCATGAGGTAAAGCGACCTCGGAACCCCCCGTCACGCGATAGACGCGTTCCGGAAGGTGACGCGGTCGCGATGTGTGGCGCATTAGGGCTCACCAACGATTGTCGTATCGAGAAGAACGAGCACTACGTCGCACTGGCATTCTTGCTGGCCCTCGAAACTGCAATGCGACAAGCGGAGATTGTGAATCTCACGTGGCCAAACGTGCATTTCGAGGCGCGCTATGTGCATTTGCCAAAGACGAAAAACGGGGATGCCCGTGACGTTCCGCTGTCGATACGCGCGATGGAGTTGCTGCAGCGGTTGCCGCGGATTGAGGGAGAGGAGCGGTGCTTTCCGATCAAGCAAGCGAGAGTCGACTACTTGTGGAGAAGCAACCGCAACAGGCTCGCAAAGAAAATGCCGGGGATCGCTGATTTAAATTTTCACGATTCGCGGCATGAGGCAACGACGCGACTGGCCAAGAAGCTGCATGTGCTGGCGCTCGCAAAAATGATCGGCCACCGGGATCTGAAGTCGTTGATGATCTACTATGACGAAACGGCGGCCGAACTGGCGGCACGACTAGACTAA
- a CDS encoding alpha/beta hydrolase — MKEKPDGVVLPSRVVPFPASISDEARAALQRLVGNDGVPLNALHVMPAPDDVDAWMRVKAAADEHYAAAVEKLAGYLRSSVETIRAGHADVHVATPEATVSEECAYIDLHGGALIVGGGAACRAGAQMQADRLGMRCYGVDYRMPPDHPYPAALDDCIAAYAFVLERHAPENIVVGGRSAGGNLAAAMVLRARDEGLPLPAALVLLSPEADLTESGDSFETNRLVDVVLPTSLMANNLLYANGADLAHPYLSPLFGDFSAGFPPTFLQSGTRDLFLSNAVRLHRALRRAQVPTELHVFEGMPHGGFMGAPEDIELSQEITRFVLAHVRALQAVEGVRPNGSPLRD; from the coding sequence ATGAAAGAGAAACCCGACGGCGTCGTGCTGCCGAGCCGTGTCGTGCCCTTCCCCGCCTCGATCAGCGACGAAGCGCGAGCCGCGTTGCAACGACTGGTCGGCAACGACGGCGTGCCGCTGAATGCGCTGCACGTGATGCCGGCGCCGGACGACGTCGACGCGTGGATGCGCGTGAAAGCGGCCGCCGACGAGCATTACGCGGCCGCCGTCGAGAAGCTCGCCGGGTATCTGCGTTCGAGCGTCGAGACGATCCGGGCCGGCCACGCGGACGTGCATGTCGCGACGCCCGAAGCAACGGTGTCCGAAGAGTGCGCGTACATCGACCTGCACGGCGGCGCGCTGATCGTCGGCGGCGGCGCCGCGTGCCGCGCCGGCGCGCAGATGCAGGCCGACCGGCTCGGCATGCGCTGCTACGGCGTCGACTACCGCATGCCACCCGATCATCCGTATCCGGCCGCGCTCGACGACTGCATCGCGGCCTATGCGTTCGTGCTGGAACGCCACGCGCCGGAGAACATTGTCGTCGGCGGCCGCTCGGCCGGCGGCAATCTCGCGGCTGCGATGGTGCTGCGCGCCCGCGACGAAGGCTTGCCGCTGCCGGCCGCACTCGTACTGCTGTCGCCGGAAGCCGACCTGACCGAATCCGGTGACAGCTTCGAGACCAACCGGCTCGTCGACGTCGTGCTGCCGACTTCGCTGATGGCAAACAACCTGCTCTACGCGAACGGCGCCGATCTCGCGCATCCGTATCTGTCGCCGCTGTTCGGCGATTTCTCGGCCGGTTTCCCGCCGACATTCCTCCAGAGCGGTACACGCGACCTGTTCCTGTCGAACGCGGTGCGCCTGCATCGCGCGTTGCGGCGCGCGCAGGTGCCGACCGAGTTGCACGTGTTCGAAGGGATGCCGCACGGCGGGTTCATGGGCGCGCCGGAAGACATCGAATTGAGCCAGGAGATCACGCGCTTCGTGCTGGCGCATGTGCGGGCATTGCAAGCGGTTGAAGGCGTTCGACCGAACGGCAGCCCGCTTCGGGACTAG
- a CDS encoding Lrp/AsnC family transcriptional regulator, which yields MDDLDWKVLALLQANGRISYTELARQVHLSVPAVTERVKRLEASGVVEGYTARINPAAAGYPVSALIGITVPQPAKAKFLKLLESIPEVVECRHVTGEDSYVMRFVATSMTHLEQLIERINLYGETRTSIVMSTPVPVRGLARPPSKLDGNRG from the coding sequence ATGGATGATCTGGACTGGAAGGTATTGGCGCTGCTACAGGCCAACGGCCGCATCAGCTATACCGAGCTCGCGCGCCAGGTTCACCTGTCGGTGCCGGCGGTGACGGAGCGCGTGAAGCGCCTCGAGGCGTCCGGCGTCGTCGAGGGCTACACGGCGCGGATCAATCCGGCCGCGGCCGGCTACCCGGTGAGCGCGCTGATCGGCATCACGGTGCCGCAGCCGGCCAAGGCAAAATTCCTCAAGTTGCTGGAGTCGATTCCCGAAGTCGTCGAATGCCGTCACGTGACGGGCGAGGATTCGTACGTGATGCGGTTCGTCGCAACCAGCATGACCCATCTCGAACAGCTGATCGAACGCATCAACCTGTACGGCGAAACGCGCACGTCGATCGTGATGTCGACGCCAGTGCCGGTGCGCGGGCTGGCGCGGCCGCCGTCGAAGCTCGACGGCAACCGCGGCTGA
- a CDS encoding PRTRC system ThiF family protein gives MVEDGMTHHTTPARFLSDRRVTVALIGCGGTGSQMLTGLARLNHALVELGHPGLHVTAFDADTISSANVGRQMFSPADIGLHKSVVLVHRINAFFGIDWCGRPVHAGPDELVRGAPALTIMCVDSAAARAKLEPTLRASNCYVMDLGNRASDAQVLFGAHKNVTGNTKNVAGSTPLRWPYDVLPELIDTTIPEDDTPSCSLAEALERQELFINQAVVTQGLAILWEFFRHARLTWCGAFINLKTGQVRPVPIAKSERAK, from the coding sequence ATGGTGGAGGACGGTATGACCCACCACACGACACCGGCCCGCTTTCTCAGCGATCGGCGCGTCACGGTTGCCTTGATCGGATGCGGCGGCACTGGCTCGCAAATGTTGACGGGCCTCGCACGGCTCAATCATGCGCTTGTCGAGCTCGGCCATCCCGGCCTGCACGTAACCGCGTTCGACGCCGACACGATCAGTAGCGCGAACGTCGGCCGGCAGATGTTCAGCCCCGCCGACATCGGCCTGCACAAAAGCGTCGTACTCGTTCACCGCATCAACGCATTCTTCGGCATCGACTGGTGCGGCCGACCTGTGCATGCCGGCCCGGACGAACTTGTGCGCGGCGCGCCCGCGCTCACGATCATGTGCGTGGACAGCGCGGCCGCTCGCGCGAAGCTCGAGCCGACCCTGCGCGCGTCGAATTGCTACGTGATGGATCTCGGAAACCGAGCGAGCGACGCACAGGTGCTGTTCGGCGCACACAAAAACGTGACTGGCAACACCAAGAATGTCGCCGGCAGTACGCCGCTGCGCTGGCCGTACGACGTGCTGCCCGAGCTGATCGACACGACGATTCCCGAAGACGACACGCCCAGCTGCAGCCTCGCCGAAGCGCTCGAGCGACAAGAGCTATTCATCAATCAGGCAGTCGTAACGCAGGGGCTCGCGATCCTGTGGGAATTCTTCCGGCATGCGCGCCTGACGTGGTGCGGTGCGTTCATCAACCTGAAGACAGGCCAAGTGCGGCCGGTGCCTATCGCTAAATCGGAGAGGGCTAAGTGA
- a CDS encoding PRTRC system protein F translates to MIAAPLTLPRIAPDVPTRYTIGDDADFMRRLSLALLRGRQLSEADAAKLDDSSTESDLALNAMPRIWKEITSDIGTFDWSLAISDADNMTDTAIVRITTAEGAGSGPIRFIGSGIRRLESIQPGLGQTVLSVLYEACHHYLPSVCTPQEAMGLAEYMYWYSNKDEVAALDDLRDMNSAPGDPVLSDQEFLDHIDVPRRAEFFASAPAWAITPERVLDASEVRRYYDTNLVAWAVIDACDAIHQTITTGGPFARVDLKDTSEYCLDYSLILAWDQGDGLGRILDDFWQGEMQCGDPESCAALHISTNGRALGTWLDRMRNTAALAKAVSHLVMLISTPDGSDIDGEPVKVQVRV, encoded by the coding sequence ATGATCGCTGCACCGCTCACCCTACCCCGCATCGCGCCTGATGTGCCGACGCGCTACACGATCGGCGACGATGCCGATTTCATGCGCAGGTTATCGCTGGCGCTGCTTCGCGGCCGACAGCTTAGTGAAGCTGACGCCGCGAAGCTCGACGACTCGTCGACTGAAAGCGATTTGGCGTTGAATGCGATGCCGCGCATATGGAAAGAAATCACCAGCGATATTGGTACGTTTGACTGGAGCCTCGCGATCTCAGACGCGGACAACATGACCGACACCGCGATCGTACGTATTACGACGGCCGAAGGAGCGGGAAGCGGGCCGATCAGATTCATTGGCTCGGGCATTCGACGCCTCGAATCGATTCAACCGGGCCTCGGCCAAACCGTGCTTTCAGTTCTGTACGAGGCCTGCCACCACTATTTACCGTCAGTGTGCACGCCGCAGGAGGCGATGGGGCTAGCCGAATACATGTACTGGTACAGCAACAAAGACGAAGTTGCCGCACTCGACGACCTTCGCGACATGAACTCCGCGCCAGGTGATCCGGTGCTTTCCGATCAGGAGTTCCTCGACCACATCGACGTTCCGCGGCGTGCCGAGTTCTTCGCGAGCGCGCCAGCGTGGGCCATCACGCCAGAGCGCGTGCTTGACGCATCCGAGGTACGCCGTTATTACGACACGAATCTCGTCGCCTGGGCTGTCATCGATGCGTGCGATGCGATCCACCAGACGATCACCACCGGCGGCCCATTTGCCCGCGTCGACCTGAAGGATACGAGCGAATACTGCCTGGACTATTCACTGATCCTCGCCTGGGATCAGGGCGACGGCCTCGGACGCATTCTTGACGATTTCTGGCAAGGTGAAATGCAGTGCGGCGACCCTGAGTCGTGCGCAGCACTCCACATTTCCACCAATGGTCGCGCACTCGGAACGTGGCTTGATCGCATGCGCAACACCGCGGCGCTCGCCAAGGCCGTTTCGCATTTGGTCATGTTGATCTCGACTCCCGACGGATCGGATATCGACGGCGAACCCGTCAAGGTACAGGTGCGCGTATGA
- a CDS encoding collagen-like triple helix repeat-containing protein, with protein MHNHFIKANGALAAIAAACALAACGGGDISAPTLPGNNIATSTSGTSGTSSSGTSSSGTSSSGTSSSGTSSSGTSSSGTSSSGTSSSGTSSSGTSSSGTSSSGTSSSGTSSSGTSSSGTSSSGTSSSGTSSSGTSSSGTSSSGTSSSGTSSSGTSSSGTSSSGTSSSGTSSSGTSSSGTSSSGSSSGTPGTNGIISSVGGVVMAAGTTINGVTPPVGKDVTAGLGNTVTGAGTIIRDTSNAVSNGIGQIGIASNPVGTTVAGLGSIVSSTSNPVTGLSQTVKALGTGPLAPLAPITAPVGGLLDTVAGGLQGAGATLGSTLSSGPVQQVTQSISNAITPLVTTTGQLTQQIGTATGLGQPVAGLLGQVGAAITSAGVKVTSASSQPLVGAVGQVVLAVGNTVTNAGGLVSPKGANGGVPISGLVTSVVGGIPATVVNGPGAGTGGGTASGGAGNPLAPVTSLLGGLLGGVAGK; from the coding sequence ATGCACAATCATTTCATCAAGGCGAATGGCGCGCTTGCCGCCATCGCTGCGGCGTGCGCGCTGGCGGCGTGCGGCGGCGGCGATATTTCGGCGCCGACACTGCCGGGCAACAACATCGCGACGAGCACGAGCGGGACCAGTGGCACGAGCAGCAGCGGCACGAGCAGCAGTGGCACGAGCAGCAGCGGTACAAGCAGCAGCGGCACGAGCAGCAGCGGTACGAGCAGCAGCGGTACGAGCAGCAGCGGTACAAGCAGCAGTGGCACGAGCAGCAGCGGTACGAGCAGCAGCGGTACAAGCAGCAGTGGCACGAGCAGCAGTGGCACAAGCAGCAGCGGCACAAGCAGTAGCGGCACGAGCAGCAGTGGCACGAGCAGCAGTGGCACAAGCAGCAGTGGCACAAGCAGCAGCGGCACGAGCAGCAGTGGCACGAGCAGCAGCGGTACGAGCAGCAGTGGCACAAGCAGCAGCGGCACGAGCAGCAGTGGCACAAGCAGCAGCGGCACGAGCAGTAGCGGCACGAGCAGTAGCGGCACAAGCAGCAGCGGTTCGAGCAGCGGCACGCCGGGCACGAACGGCATCATCAGTTCCGTCGGTGGAGTCGTCATGGCCGCGGGCACGACGATCAACGGCGTGACGCCTCCCGTCGGCAAGGACGTGACGGCCGGACTCGGCAACACGGTCACCGGCGCCGGCACGATCATTCGCGATACCTCCAACGCGGTGAGCAACGGGATCGGCCAGATCGGCATCGCGTCGAATCCGGTCGGTACGACCGTTGCCGGCCTCGGCTCCATCGTCAGTTCGACGAGCAACCCGGTCACCGGTCTTAGCCAGACCGTGAAGGCGCTCGGTACGGGGCCGCTCGCGCCGCTGGCGCCGATCACGGCGCCGGTCGGCGGCCTGCTCGACACGGTGGCCGGTGGTCTCCAGGGGGCCGGCGCGACACTCGGTTCGACGCTGTCGTCGGGCCCGGTGCAACAGGTAACCCAGTCGATCAGCAACGCGATCACGCCGCTCGTCACGACCACCGGCCAGCTCACACAGCAGATCGGCACGGCGACGGGCCTCGGGCAGCCGGTCGCCGGCCTGCTCGGGCAGGTTGGCGCGGCGATCACGTCGGCGGGTGTCAAAGTGACGTCCGCGTCGTCGCAGCCGCTCGTCGGCGCCGTCGGCCAGGTGGTTTTAGCGGTCGGCAACACGGTGACCAATGCGGGCGGCCTCGTGAGTCCGAAAGGCGCGAACGGCGGCGTGCCGATTTCCGGTTTGGTGACCAGCGTCGTCGGCGGCATACCGGCAACCGTGGTGAACGGGCCCGGGGCCGGTACGGGCGGCGGTACGGCGTCGGGCGGCGCGGGCAATCCGCTCGCGCCCGTTACGTCGCTGCTGGGTGGCTTGCTGGGTGGCGTCGCCGGCAAGTAG
- a CDS encoding LysE/ArgO family amino acid transporter, with protein MLFIKSVMMGLSIAVPVGPIGMLCIQRSMSRGFQAGFATGIGAACADAIYGLLGALGIAGIVTAFPMLTVALKIGGGVFLVWLAWSIARQPPAVAALQRDLPRTTVLRDFLTTFGLTLSNPMTILSFVGIFAALGPLSGSHEGAMRPAVEWMVAGVFVGSATWWLCLSGATAALRTRMSFAFMHGLSRVSAAVIAVFGAIQLVAGMRGLA; from the coding sequence ATGCTGTTCATCAAGTCCGTCATGATGGGGCTGTCGATCGCGGTGCCGGTCGGCCCGATCGGCATGCTGTGCATTCAGCGCAGCATGAGCCGCGGTTTTCAGGCAGGGTTCGCGACGGGCATCGGCGCCGCGTGCGCCGATGCGATCTACGGCCTGCTCGGCGCGCTGGGCATCGCGGGCATCGTCACCGCATTCCCGATGCTGACCGTTGCCCTCAAGATCGGCGGCGGCGTGTTTCTCGTGTGGCTCGCGTGGTCCATCGCGCGCCAGCCGCCGGCCGTGGCCGCGCTGCAACGCGACCTGCCGCGCACGACCGTTCTGCGTGATTTCCTGACGACGTTCGGCCTGACGCTGTCGAACCCGATGACGATCCTGTCGTTCGTCGGGATTTTTGCGGCGCTCGGCCCGCTATCGGGCTCGCACGAAGGCGCGATGCGGCCGGCCGTCGAGTGGATGGTCGCCGGCGTGTTCGTCGGTTCGGCAACCTGGTGGCTGTGCCTGAGCGGCGCGACGGCCGCGCTGCGCACGAGGATGTCGTTCGCGTTCATGCACGGGTTGTCGCGCGTGTCGGCCGCCGTCATCGCGGTGTTCGGTGCGATCCAGCTGGTCGCGGGTATGCGCGGCCTTGCCTAG
- a CDS encoding PRTRC system protein A: MSKIETIKAEFETTTGAVLEQLGKALSTFTRAVADEVTAGQHRAIAARADDENIALDNALFDSAPVATVPRHAEFAPLLDVGHRFLLAAEGLFVEIRRPWLHLIQQVVPIEGARPRPPYGSIDAKIEFAFGRISAAEPHLRRFATDAAGAAPNEHAAWIVWNETSKELVYREVEVTSSTPTAITINRPALADDESLAFDLHSHGTGPAGFSATDDADDAGEVKIAGVIGGVGTANPSVAFRLCALGKMITLRVPVQAFFPSTEKAA; this comes from the coding sequence ATGAGCAAAATTGAAACCATCAAAGCCGAATTCGAAACCACCACAGGCGCCGTACTCGAACAGCTCGGCAAGGCGCTGTCGACGTTCACGCGCGCCGTTGCCGACGAAGTCACCGCCGGCCAGCACCGCGCGATCGCCGCGCGGGCCGACGACGAGAACATCGCACTCGACAATGCACTGTTCGATAGCGCGCCGGTGGCGACCGTGCCGCGTCACGCGGAATTCGCGCCGCTGCTCGACGTCGGCCACCGCTTCCTGCTCGCGGCCGAAGGCCTGTTCGTCGAGATCCGCCGCCCGTGGCTGCACCTGATTCAACAGGTTGTGCCGATCGAAGGCGCCCGCCCACGTCCGCCGTACGGCTCGATCGACGCAAAAATCGAGTTCGCGTTCGGGCGCATCAGCGCCGCCGAGCCGCACCTTCGCCGGTTCGCAACCGACGCCGCCGGCGCCGCGCCGAACGAGCATGCCGCGTGGATCGTCTGGAACGAGACGAGCAAGGAACTGGTGTACCGCGAAGTCGAAGTGACCAGCTCCACGCCGACCGCGATCACTATCAATCGTCCGGCCCTGGCCGACGACGAGAGCCTCGCGTTCGACCTTCACAGCCACGGCACCGGCCCGGCAGGCTTCAGCGCGACCGATGACGCAGACGATGCCGGCGAAGTGAAGATCGCCGGCGTGATCGGCGGCGTTGGCACGGCCAATCCGAGCGTTGCGTTCCGCCTGTGCGCACTCGGCAAGATGATCACGCTGCGCGTGCCGGTACAGGCATTTTTTCCGTCGACGGAGAAAGCCGCATGA
- a CDS encoding PRTRC system protein B, giving the protein MSRVDVYGNGDVSLDLHSALLIYKNAHDSQVYVTKHSARVVDGAPTLMAGTPVTRAQLAEFVAAASKQVGHEGFIHERAIFTAPGVVAWWTPAAQRQVWFSARPPIGQRSAVTHHPALLFVARGESRYVFALAENCRPKPGTQVYQAPYFNVSTDGRICTGNVDIAANPTLAEIEQYEADEFFRSRFTHPNAPKLINGGSAADLWVELLDGAEFPTERLVSSEMTVAAAIKKITQRS; this is encoded by the coding sequence ATGAGCCGCGTCGATGTTTATGGGAACGGCGACGTGTCGCTCGATCTGCACTCTGCCCTGCTGATTTACAAGAACGCACACGACAGCCAGGTATACGTCACGAAGCACTCGGCCCGCGTGGTCGACGGCGCGCCGACGCTAATGGCCGGGACACCGGTCACGCGCGCGCAGTTGGCCGAATTCGTCGCCGCGGCGTCAAAGCAGGTCGGGCATGAAGGATTCATTCACGAGCGGGCGATTTTCACCGCCCCCGGTGTCGTCGCCTGGTGGACGCCGGCCGCGCAGCGCCAGGTCTGGTTCTCAGCCAGGCCGCCGATCGGCCAACGCTCCGCGGTCACGCACCACCCCGCATTGCTGTTCGTCGCTCGAGGGGAATCTCGCTACGTGTTTGCGCTCGCAGAGAACTGCAGACCGAAGCCCGGCACGCAGGTCTACCAAGCTCCCTACTTCAACGTGAGCACCGACGGCCGGATTTGCACCGGCAACGTGGACATCGCAGCTAACCCCACGCTCGCAGAAATCGAGCAATACGAAGCCGATGAGTTTTTTCGCAGCAGATTCACGCACCCGAACGCCCCGAAGCTGATCAACGGTGGCAGCGCCGCCGACCTATGGGTCGAGCTGCTCGACGGTGCCGAATTTCCCACTGAGCGGCTAGTCAGCAGCGAAATGACCGTCGCCGCCGCCATTAAAAAAATCACGCAACGGAGCTAA
- a CDS encoding TonB-dependent receptor domain-containing protein — MNIRYLLATSAASALLVPIAHAAGDAALQPPAQPAESVDLPTISVTDTRRLPESFDGRYASTQVLTRTDLDRLSPSEPSITQALAMLPGVTVSQTGGPGSSASVSIRGSSASQVAVFIDGIRIGSPTTGIAPWADLPTEAFERVEVISGPAAASFGANAMGGVVQLFTRRSSNQPNQTTVSFGGGSNKTFDTQLRTSGTVPSTGPLAALGGLTYSLGLHSYNTAGIDSTRPVLPYHEDGRNPYHAQDLDARLGYARDNWSISTFALYHRSDLSYDNSGYANRQLDHQLTTGLAFHLDITPDTQFDQSFGYANDRQFLYASDPSIPTDQINSQRISTSTSLTHQERGFHLFGLPLSGESKLAYDFTREQAFLPIDAPGGIPTRNDSAFSLHQSATLGSVTMFLAGRREIIAGQGVNTGNAALSWAITPVYTARVSYGNAFRLPSFNDLYYPGYGNPNLSPERSTSVEAALDANTSYGTFSAAIYDTRVNNLIAYNPATYSPINIGRAHIHGIDLSYKGTIGRYTPVSVAIGILNPQDETNDSWLNRRPRQTVSLNVDHTWDELRLHALSTGASLNYGGTTFDDPANTTYLPSYLSVNLRASYRINSHLTVSATLSNLFDRQYMTAYGYNTLGRTAFGKVSYTF; from the coding sequence ATGAATATTCGTTACCTGCTCGCCACGTCCGCCGCCTCCGCGCTGCTCGTCCCGATCGCCCATGCCGCCGGCGACGCCGCGCTCCAGCCGCCCGCCCAGCCAGCGGAAAGCGTCGACCTGCCGACGATCAGCGTGACCGACACGCGTCGCCTGCCCGAATCGTTCGACGGCCGCTATGCGTCGACCCAGGTACTCACGCGAACCGATCTCGACCGCCTGTCGCCGAGCGAGCCGAGCATCACGCAGGCGCTTGCGATGCTGCCCGGCGTGACCGTTTCGCAGACCGGCGGCCCCGGCTCCTCCGCATCGGTCAGCATCCGCGGCTCGTCAGCGAGCCAGGTCGCCGTGTTCATCGACGGCATCCGGATCGGCTCGCCGACTACCGGCATCGCGCCGTGGGCCGACCTGCCGACGGAAGCGTTCGAACGTGTCGAGGTGATTTCGGGGCCGGCCGCCGCGTCGTTCGGCGCCAACGCGATGGGCGGTGTCGTGCAACTGTTCACGCGCCGCTCGTCGAACCAGCCGAACCAGACCACCGTGTCGTTCGGCGGCGGATCGAACAAGACATTCGACACGCAGCTGCGCACGTCGGGTACGGTGCCGTCGACCGGCCCGCTCGCCGCGCTCGGCGGGCTCACCTACTCGCTTGGCCTGCACTCGTACAACACGGCCGGCATCGATTCGACGCGGCCCGTCTTGCCATATCACGAGGACGGCCGCAATCCGTATCACGCGCAGGATCTCGACGCGCGCCTCGGCTACGCGCGCGACAACTGGTCGATCTCGACGTTCGCGCTGTATCACCGCTCCGACCTGTCCTACGACAACAGCGGCTATGCGAACCGCCAGCTTGATCACCAACTGACGACCGGTCTCGCGTTCCATCTCGACATCACGCCCGATACGCAGTTCGACCAGTCGTTCGGTTATGCGAACGATCGCCAGTTCCTCTACGCGAGCGATCCGTCCATCCCGACCGACCAGATCAATTCGCAGCGCATCAGCACGTCGACGTCCCTGACCCATCAGGAGCGCGGGTTCCACCTGTTCGGCCTGCCGCTGTCCGGCGAGAGCAAGCTCGCGTACGACTTCACGCGCGAACAGGCATTCCTGCCGATCGACGCGCCCGGCGGCATACCGACGCGCAACGACTCCGCGTTCTCGCTGCATCAGTCGGCCACGCTCGGCAGCGTCACGATGTTCCTCGCGGGGCGTCGCGAGATCATCGCCGGGCAAGGCGTGAACACCGGCAATGCCGCGCTGTCGTGGGCGATCACGCCGGTCTACACGGCGCGCGTGTCGTACGGCAACGCGTTCCGCCTGCCGAGTTTCAACGACCTGTACTACCCCGGCTACGGCAATCCGAACCTCAGCCCGGAACGCAGCACGTCGGTCGAGGCCGCACTCGACGCCAACACGTCGTACGGCACGTTCTCCGCCGCGATCTACGACACGCGCGTCAACAACCTGATCGCGTACAACCCGGCGACGTATTCGCCGATTAACATCGGCCGCGCGCATATCCACGGGATCGACCTGTCGTACAAGGGGACGATCGGCCGCTACACGCCGGTGAGCGTCGCGATCGGCATCCTGAATCCGCAGGATGAAACCAATGACAGCTGGCTGAACCGCCGACCACGCCAGACGGTCAGCCTGAACGTGGACCACACGTGGGACGAACTTCGCCTGCACGCGCTCAGCACGGGTGCGTCGCTGAACTACGGCGGTACGACGTTCGACGATCCGGCCAATACGACGTACCTGCCGTCGTACCTGAGCGTGAACCTGCGCGCGTCGTACCGGATCAATTCACACCTGACGGTGTCGGCCACGCTGTCGAACCTGTTCGACCGGCAATACATGACCGCGTACGGCTACAACACGCTCGGGCGGACTGCGTTCGGGAAGGTCAGTTATACGTTCTGA
- a CDS encoding TetR/AcrR family transcriptional regulator yields the protein MARAGITVDKLVEAGAQLADETGFEQLTGAALARHFDVRLASLYSHVPSFDDLKSRIALFALKELADRATDALAGRTGKDALAALANVYRDYARAHPGRFAAARHPVSAARAAESAGGRLVRMTSAVLRSYDLPEAEQAHAIRLLGGFFMGYVTLESAGGFSHSAPDSDASWSRSLDALDVMLRHWPSAA from the coding sequence ATGGCACGTGCCGGCATTACCGTGGACAAGCTGGTCGAAGCCGGCGCGCAGCTCGCCGATGAAACCGGCTTCGAGCAGCTCACCGGCGCGGCGCTCGCGCGACACTTCGACGTCAGGCTGGCCAGCCTGTATTCCCACGTCCCGAGTTTCGACGACCTCAAGAGCCGGATCGCGCTGTTCGCGCTGAAGGAGCTCGCCGACCGTGCGACCGACGCGCTGGCCGGCCGCACCGGCAAGGACGCGCTGGCCGCGCTCGCGAACGTCTATCGAGACTACGCGCGCGCGCATCCCGGCCGCTTCGCGGCCGCGCGCCATCCGGTGAGCGCAGCGCGCGCCGCCGAGAGCGCGGGTGGCCGGCTCGTCAGGATGACCTCGGCCGTGCTGCGCAGCTACGACCTGCCGGAAGCCGAACAGGCCCATGCGATCCGCCTGCTCGGCGGCTTCTTCATGGGCTACGTGACGCTCGAAAGCGCCGGCGGTTTCTCGCACAGCGCGCCGGATTCCGACGCGTCGTGGTCGCGCAGCCTCGATGCGCTCGACGTGATGCTGCGCCACTGGCCTTCGGCCGCATGA